A region of Streptomyces halobius DNA encodes the following proteins:
- a CDS encoding BlaI/MecI/CopY family transcriptional regulator: MRGFGELEQAIMDVVWDTDAPLTVREVLESLNRDRPQELAYNTVQTVMEILHRKGWLSRAKDGRAFRYQATKDREEYAASLIDQVWATGADRTATLVRLFDELDEAEVNELRAALAARREGGPS, encoded by the coding sequence ATGCGGGGCTTCGGAGAGCTCGAACAGGCCATCATGGATGTGGTGTGGGACACGGATGCGCCGCTGACCGTGCGCGAGGTGCTGGAGAGCCTGAATCGCGACCGGCCGCAGGAGCTGGCGTACAACACGGTGCAGACGGTGATGGAGATCCTGCACCGTAAGGGCTGGCTGTCCCGGGCGAAGGACGGCCGGGCATTCCGCTACCAGGCGACGAAGGACCGCGAGGAGTACGCGGCGTCGCTGATCGACCAGGTGTGGGCGACCGGCGCCGACCGGACCGCGACGCTGGTACGGCTGTTCGACGAGCTGGACGAGGCCGAGGTCAACGAGCTGCGGGCGGCTCTCGCCGCGCGCCGCGAAGGAGGCCCGTCATGA
- a CDS encoding alpha/beta hydrolase family protein, whose translation MKHARKRHSRFRTRVAGATGVLAVTLGAGVAPAAAAGKTTGAPMTTAASLDEAEAPDAAATKAPDAPKAPGELSLPAPTGPHRVGTVDLHLRDSSRTDPYVPGHQRRELMVTLWYPATHTAHYPAAPWMQPAAAARYLADRQVPPGSVTLPTTAGHTGAPVDRTAGTLPVLLYSTGLHGPRAMGTSLAQDLASRGYLVVTIDHTHQAEAVEFPGGRLEVNTMPPHSHSSDTIAVRAADTHFVIDKLAAIAHGHNPDVEHKPLPHGLSKAVNTNRIGMFGASLGGATVPEAMHADSRIDAGANLDGQFFGPATTRDLDRPFLLFSSQNHNRDTDRSWARFWKHLDGERLDLKLRDSGHNSFVDNQALLPQAPGAFGMSPDQLVHALGTIDPNRSIEIQRTYLAAFFDKHLRHRHSHLLDGPSRHYPEIDFIR comes from the coding sequence ATGAAACACGCACGAAAGCGCCACAGCCGGTTTCGCACCCGGGTCGCCGGCGCCACAGGAGTACTGGCCGTCACCCTGGGCGCCGGAGTCGCGCCGGCTGCCGCCGCGGGGAAGACCACCGGTGCCCCCATGACCACGGCGGCTTCCTTGGACGAGGCGGAAGCCCCGGACGCGGCAGCGACAAAGGCCCCGGACGCGCCGAAAGCCCCGGGCGAGCTGTCCCTCCCCGCCCCGACCGGGCCCCATCGCGTCGGAACGGTCGACCTCCACTTGCGCGACTCGTCACGCACGGATCCGTATGTGCCCGGCCATCAGCGGCGCGAGCTGATGGTCACGCTGTGGTACCCGGCCACGCACACCGCCCACTATCCCGCCGCGCCCTGGATGCAGCCCGCCGCCGCCGCGCGTTACCTGGCCGACCGTCAGGTGCCCCCGGGCTCGGTGACCCTGCCCACCACTGCCGGGCACACCGGCGCCCCGGTTGACCGCACGGCCGGCACGTTGCCGGTCCTGCTGTACTCGACCGGGCTGCACGGGCCCCGGGCGATGGGCACCTCACTGGCTCAGGACCTGGCCAGCCGCGGCTACTTGGTCGTCACCATCGACCACACTCACCAGGCCGAGGCGGTGGAGTTCCCCGGCGGGCGCCTTGAGGTGAACACCATGCCGCCACATTCCCACTCCTCCGACACGATCGCCGTCCGGGCGGCGGACACCCACTTCGTCATCGACAAGCTGGCCGCGATCGCCCACGGCCACAATCCGGACGTGGAACACAAGCCGCTCCCCCACGGGCTGTCCAAGGCCGTGAACACGAACCGAATCGGGATGTTCGGCGCTTCCCTCGGCGGAGCAACCGTGCCAGAGGCCATGCACGCGGACTCCAGAATCGACGCCGGCGCGAACCTGGACGGCCAGTTCTTCGGCCCGGCGACCACCCGTGACCTCGACCGCCCCTTCCTGCTGTTCAGTTCCCAAAACCACAACCGCGACACCGACCGGAGCTGGGCAAGGTTCTGGAAGCACCTGGACGGAGAACGCCTCGACCTGAAGCTGCGCGACTCCGGGCACAACTCCTTCGTCGACAACCAGGCCCTCCTGCCCCAGGCGCCCGGCGCGTTCGGAATGTCCCCCGACCAACTGGTGCACGCCCTCGGCACGATCGATCCCAACCGCTCCATCGAGATCCAACGCACCTACCTCGCGGCCTTCTTCGACAAGCACCTGCGCCACCGGCACAGCCACCTGCTCGACGGGCCCTCACGCCACTACCCAGAGATCGACTTCATACGCTGA
- a CDS encoding SDR family oxidoreductase, translated as MLFAPSRQFSPKDRSVVITGASSGLGRECALRLDRLGFRVFAGVRRAEDADALAAASSTDRLRPLKLDVTCEDSIRNAVARVADETAGTGLWGLVNNAGICVSAPLECVSPAQLRRQLETNLVGHFAVTRAFLPLSRTAGGRIVNVSSGLGRIAGPYLGAYAASQFAKEGLSDALRRELRPFGVAVVVVQPGAIKTPIWGKVRDVGHDTLGGAPEDVAGLYRESFLRFLERNEQRARSSATRPENFAKAVTHALTARRAKTRYRVGRDSQATSVLARLLPDAALDAAFRAVVAAPRDREA; from the coding sequence ATGTTGTTCGCACCATCCCGGCAGTTCTCCCCGAAGGACCGGTCCGTCGTCATCACCGGCGCGTCGTCCGGCCTGGGCAGGGAATGCGCACTCCGCCTGGACCGGCTGGGCTTCCGGGTCTTCGCCGGCGTACGGCGGGCCGAAGACGCCGATGCGCTGGCCGCCGCGTCGTCCACCGACCGACTGCGCCCCCTCAAGCTCGACGTGACCTGCGAGGACTCGATCCGGAACGCGGTCGCCCGGGTCGCGGACGAGACGGCCGGGACGGGGCTGTGGGGGCTGGTCAACAACGCGGGAATCTGCGTCTCGGCGCCGCTGGAGTGCGTCTCGCCCGCACAGCTGCGCCGCCAGCTGGAGACCAACCTCGTCGGCCACTTCGCCGTGACCCGGGCGTTCCTGCCGCTGTCCCGAACGGCCGGGGGCCGGATCGTCAACGTGAGTTCCGGGCTCGGGCGTATCGCCGGCCCCTACCTCGGCGCCTACGCGGCGTCGCAGTTCGCGAAGGAGGGGCTCAGCGACGCGCTCCGCCGTGAGCTCAGGCCGTTCGGCGTGGCCGTCGTGGTGGTGCAGCCGGGGGCGATCAAGACTCCGATCTGGGGCAAGGTCCGCGACGTCGGACACGACACTCTGGGCGGCGCGCCGGAGGACGTAGCCGGCCTGTACCGCGAGTCCTTCCTGCGCTTCCTGGAACGGAACGAGCAGCGGGCCCGGTCGAGCGCGACGCGCCCGGAGAACTTCGCCAAGGCGGTCACCCACGCCCTCACCGCGCGCCGGGCGAAAACCCGCTACCGCGTCGGCCGCGACTCACAGGCCACCAGCGTGCTGGCGCGGCTGCTACCGGATGCCGCGCTGGACGCGGCCTTCCGCGCCGTCGTCGCGGCTCCGCGGGACCGGGAGGCCTGA
- a CDS encoding ArnT family glycosyltransferase, which translates to MATTPLTRDPADRRHRSPRSKRTRHAKLRQRATTSGELPALLLILATAALLYAWGIDHAGVHPYYSAAVRSMASNWHAFVFGGLDPSGSITLDKIPGALWPQALSVKLLGPHNWAAVLPQVLEGVLAVWALHRIVRAWAGPWAGLLAALVLALTPVTVALDRHNTPDTLLVLLLVLAAGSLQKAISTGRLLPLLVCGTWVGLAFQAKMLQAWLVLPVFAAVYLMAAPGSWLRRAWRLLLAGITALVVSCSWLLLVWATPAANRPYIDATTNNNPFTLVFGYNGLSRFGHDPNALGAVAGTAASRTTDNTGWTMLVNQSVGPQIAWLLPLAVLALALGVMWRAGQPRTDGTRTGFLLWGGWLAVHVVVFSNSNGNHGYYTAVLAPALAALTGGGIALFWAEYRAGGRRRAALPAAIALTALWAAAIEGQHSEFAPWLLPMVLMLGLCGTVGLWTRGPRTTRRAVHSALAASLASILLAPTVWAVSCLVPRYAGSPMSPLAGPVGPGYRPMYRHRAKSPRFPLNSPSARDAALLHYLSAHRSGEKYLLATQAAYGAEPLLRATPQPMLVMGGFTGLTPYPAARRLSDLVSAHQLRYALLTTRRPSTPASAWVKRNCTPIPPRAYGRTSDGSFTLYDCARRGN; encoded by the coding sequence ATGGCCACCACCCCCCTCACCCGCGACCCCGCCGACCGCCGCCACCGCTCCCCCCGCAGCAAACGCACCCGCCACGCCAAGCTCCGACAACGTGCCACCACCAGCGGGGAGTTGCCCGCCCTTCTCCTCATCCTGGCAACTGCCGCGCTGCTCTACGCCTGGGGCATCGACCATGCCGGAGTGCACCCGTACTACAGCGCAGCCGTACGGTCGATGGCGTCGAACTGGCACGCCTTCGTCTTCGGCGGGCTCGACCCGAGCGGCTCGATCACCCTGGACAAGATCCCCGGTGCGCTATGGCCGCAGGCCCTCTCCGTCAAGCTCCTCGGACCGCACAACTGGGCGGCAGTACTGCCGCAGGTGCTGGAGGGCGTACTGGCCGTCTGGGCTCTGCACCGCATCGTCCGTGCCTGGGCCGGCCCGTGGGCAGGGCTGCTCGCCGCGCTGGTACTCGCCCTCACCCCGGTCACCGTCGCACTCGACCGTCACAACACCCCCGACACCCTGCTCGTTCTGCTGCTGGTCCTCGCAGCGGGATCGCTGCAGAAGGCCATCAGCACCGGGAGACTGCTGCCGCTGCTGGTCTGCGGGACATGGGTGGGGCTGGCCTTCCAGGCCAAGATGCTCCAGGCGTGGCTCGTCCTGCCGGTCTTCGCCGCGGTGTACCTCATGGCAGCGCCTGGCTCCTGGTTGCGCCGGGCATGGCGGCTGCTGCTCGCCGGGATCACCGCACTCGTCGTCTCCTGCTCCTGGCTGCTGCTGGTGTGGGCGACCCCCGCCGCGAACCGTCCCTACATCGACGCGACCACCAACAACAACCCCTTCACCCTGGTCTTCGGCTACAACGGGCTGAGCCGCTTCGGCCACGACCCGAACGCCCTGGGCGCCGTCGCCGGCACCGCCGCCAGCCGCACCACCGACAACACCGGCTGGACCATGCTGGTCAACCAGAGCGTGGGCCCGCAGATCGCCTGGCTCCTGCCACTGGCCGTACTGGCCTTGGCGCTGGGCGTGATGTGGCGCGCCGGACAGCCGCGCACCGACGGGACGCGGACGGGGTTCCTGCTCTGGGGCGGATGGCTGGCGGTGCACGTCGTGGTCTTCAGCAACTCCAACGGCAACCACGGCTACTACACCGCCGTACTGGCCCCAGCCCTCGCTGCGCTGACCGGTGGCGGAATCGCCCTTTTCTGGGCCGAGTACCGCGCCGGTGGCCGACGTCGAGCAGCGCTGCCCGCCGCAATCGCACTCACGGCACTCTGGGCCGCGGCAATCGAGGGCCAGCACAGCGAATTCGCCCCCTGGCTACTGCCGATGGTGCTGATGCTCGGCCTGTGCGGGACCGTCGGCCTGTGGACCCGCGGGCCACGGACAACGCGACGAGCGGTGCACAGCGCCCTGGCAGCGTCCCTGGCATCCATACTGCTCGCCCCGACAGTCTGGGCCGTCTCCTGCCTGGTCCCGCGGTACGCCGGCTCACCGATGTCGCCGCTGGCCGGACCGGTCGGACCCGGCTACCGCCCGATGTACCGCCACCGGGCCAAGTCCCCGCGATTCCCCTTGAACAGTCCGTCCGCGCGGGACGCCGCCCTGCTGCACTACCTCTCCGCGCACCGTTCCGGGGAGAAGTACCTGCTCGCCACCCAAGCCGCCTACGGCGCCGAACCCCTGCTCCGTGCCACCCCCCAACCCATGCTGGTCATGGGCGGCTTCACCGGCCTGACCCCGTATCCGGCCGCACGACGGCTCAGTGACCTGGTCTCCGCCCACCAACTGCGCTACGCGCTGCTGACCACCCGCCGTCCGTCCACACCGGCATCGGCCTGGGTGAAGAGAAACTGCACCCCCATCCCGCCACGCGCCTACGGCCGAACCTCGGACGGAAGCTTCACCCTCTACGACTGCGCTCGACGGGGCAACTGA
- a CDS encoding poly-gamma-glutamate biosynthesis protein PgsC/CapC, with the protein MIPVNLTPQTIALGIALGLVFSLVCYLTTNLSPGGMITPGWLALTLVTDVVRAAMVIGVTALTFVATKVLERHVILYGKRLFAAVVLSAVLLQTTVLLALQHEFPLLYTAQTLGFIVPGLIAYQLVRQPLAATVISTTAVTLGTYVVLVAGLLLGALPMG; encoded by the coding sequence GTGATCCCCGTCAATCTCACCCCGCAGACCATCGCGCTGGGGATCGCCCTCGGACTGGTCTTCTCGCTGGTCTGCTATCTGACCACCAACCTCTCTCCCGGTGGCATGATCACCCCCGGCTGGCTGGCGCTGACCCTCGTCACCGATGTGGTCCGGGCCGCCATGGTGATCGGCGTCACGGCGCTCACCTTCGTCGCGACCAAGGTCCTTGAGCGGCATGTGATCCTCTACGGCAAGCGGCTGTTCGCCGCCGTGGTGCTGTCCGCGGTGCTGCTCCAGACCACGGTGCTGCTCGCGCTCCAGCACGAATTCCCCCTTCTCTACACCGCCCAGACCCTGGGCTTCATCGTGCCCGGCCTGATCGCCTATCAGCTGGTCCGCCAGCCGTTGGCGGCCACCGTGATCTCCACCACCGCGGTGACCCTCGGCACGTATGTGGTGCTCGTCGCCGGGTTGCTGCTGGGGGCGCTGCCCATGGGCTGA
- a CDS encoding HAMP domain-containing protein, whose translation MPLLGGVRPPIAALLCALLAVAAFNALAIGTVHEQDVPQAVRDAERHIAEDAADSVGTSITARATAVRRSAASATSAGSRNPAAILRSLVPAGHPARGGVLLDPRTGRSVASSGEKVPLTGVDVAALVRPGTANIAPRLVSSASAEPRLLLFARVAVSAPGHKQDENQDQARDLVPDQGTDERELLLIVSEEVAAPVVYGDGRTGRLVDRDGKVLATTAVTGEAPAPHTEHRALPAAAVNAANAGPHTGDVSGSVLGDGHEGLRRVTGWASVAAADGEDDTSGLGLTVLTVRDVAPAKEGADHTWFGVMAAGALVVIAVLGTWVLWGTMQRPLLRLHLSAARLARGVSDLPEAREELARPVPVVAFGEPARVGRALESIRRQLLGETGPEPVRPVRRRPGVRAVVLLCALVIAAWGVPLVFLLNRVPAAKAVPAVVVADQQARTEAVADRVRRSLGRSRTDLAAVASAVSGMPRERAAEVLRRERTAHPMYRSLYVLDRTGAIALRAGKQPLRTLVHAPTGGGITQVNTSGKIPAIAAYAQIPAAKNAKKAKNANGALPAVVVAEIGVNALDTLVAREGLGSVWLTDERHRVLAASVGFEAFQPLPSRGLARLVARTEAAPGGVGSPASAVLHAGTAPGGGPSVAAAAPLARTGPVAGLGLRVVSAEPAAALKLAAYQLQARTVLAGLLALSVGVACLGWLHIVVVRPLRAVTRYAERLAGGDRRTVLYPVHHDECGSVTRSLELLRQALAERDRGGGADVAAAPAQSPRSGGPPQQ comes from the coding sequence ATGCCCCTGCTCGGAGGTGTCCGCCCACCGATCGCCGCACTGCTCTGCGCACTGCTGGCAGTTGCCGCGTTCAACGCACTCGCTATCGGCACCGTTCACGAACAGGATGTCCCCCAGGCCGTACGCGACGCGGAACGTCACATCGCCGAGGATGCCGCCGACTCGGTCGGGACCTCCATCACCGCGAGAGCCACCGCGGTGCGCCGCTCCGCGGCATCGGCCACGTCGGCCGGCAGCCGGAATCCGGCAGCGATACTGCGGTCCCTTGTCCCGGCCGGACACCCCGCGCGGGGCGGTGTGCTGCTCGACCCGCGCACCGGCAGGTCCGTGGCGTCCAGCGGGGAAAAGGTGCCGCTGACCGGGGTGGATGTGGCGGCCCTGGTACGGCCCGGTACCGCGAACATCGCACCCCGATTGGTCTCTTCAGCGAGCGCCGAACCGCGACTGTTGCTCTTCGCCCGGGTGGCCGTCTCCGCTCCGGGCCACAAGCAGGACGAGAACCAGGATCAGGCACGGGACCTGGTGCCGGATCAGGGCACAGATGAACGCGAACTCCTCCTGATCGTCTCGGAAGAGGTCGCTGCCCCGGTGGTGTACGGGGACGGGCGCACCGGCAGGCTGGTGGACCGGGACGGGAAGGTGCTCGCCACCACCGCCGTCACCGGCGAGGCCCCGGCGCCCCACACCGAGCACCGCGCCCTGCCGGCCGCTGCGGTGAACGCCGCGAACGCCGGTCCGCACACCGGTGACGTTTCGGGCAGCGTGCTCGGTGACGGTCACGAGGGGCTGCGCAGGGTCACGGGGTGGGCGTCGGTCGCCGCGGCGGACGGTGAAGACGACACTTCCGGCCTGGGGCTGACGGTCCTCACGGTCAGGGATGTGGCTCCGGCGAAGGAGGGGGCCGACCACACGTGGTTCGGCGTCATGGCCGCGGGTGCGCTGGTGGTGATTGCCGTGCTGGGCACCTGGGTGCTGTGGGGCACTATGCAGCGTCCGCTGCTGCGGCTGCACCTGTCCGCTGCCCGGCTGGCCAGGGGCGTCAGCGACCTGCCCGAGGCACGGGAGGAGTTGGCGCGGCCGGTGCCGGTCGTCGCGTTCGGCGAGCCCGCCAGGGTCGGCCGGGCGCTGGAGTCGATTCGCCGCCAACTGCTCGGCGAGACGGGACCGGAGCCGGTGCGGCCCGTGCGGCGCCGCCCCGGTGTCCGGGCCGTGGTCCTCCTCTGCGCACTCGTGATCGCCGCGTGGGGGGTGCCGCTGGTGTTTCTGCTCAACCGCGTACCGGCCGCCAAGGCCGTACCGGCAGTCGTCGTCGCCGACCAGCAGGCACGCACCGAGGCCGTCGCTGATCGTGTGCGGCGGTCCCTCGGCCGGAGCCGCACCGACCTCGCGGCGGTGGCGTCAGCCGTCTCCGGTATGCCACGGGAGCGGGCGGCAGAGGTTCTGCGGCGCGAACGCACCGCCCACCCCATGTACCGGTCGCTGTATGTGCTGGACCGCACCGGCGCCATCGCGCTGCGGGCGGGCAAGCAGCCGCTGCGCACCCTCGTCCATGCGCCGACCGGCGGCGGAATCACCCAGGTCAACACCTCGGGCAAGATCCCCGCGATCGCCGCCTACGCCCAGATCCCGGCGGCCAAGAACGCCAAGAAGGCCAAGAACGCCAACGGCGCCCTCCCGGCTGTAGTCGTCGCCGAGATCGGCGTGAACGCACTGGACACCCTGGTTGCGCGGGAGGGGCTCGGCAGTGTGTGGCTGACCGACGAGCGGCACAGGGTGCTCGCGGCGAGCGTGGGCTTCGAAGCCTTCCAGCCTCTTCCCAGCCGGGGCCTTGCCCGCCTGGTGGCCAGGACCGAGGCAGCGCCTGGCGGCGTGGGCAGCCCGGCATCGGCCGTATTGCACGCGGGGACCGCGCCGGGCGGGGGCCCTTCGGTCGCGGCCGCCGCTCCACTGGCCCGGACGGGGCCTGTCGCCGGACTCGGCCTGCGGGTGGTCTCCGCCGAGCCTGCCGCAGCGCTGAAACTGGCGGCGTATCAGCTCCAGGCGCGCACCGTGCTGGCCGGGCTGCTCGCCCTGTCCGTGGGCGTCGCCTGCCTGGGCTGGCTGCACATCGTGGTGGTCAGGCCGCTGCGTGCCGTCACCAGGTACGCGGAACGGCTGGCCGGCGGTGACCGTCGCACTGTGCTGTACCCGGTTCACCACGACGAGTGCGGCTCGGTCACGCGCAGTCTGGAACTGCTCCGGCAGGCGCTGGCGGAGCGGGACCGTGGCGGCGGAGCCGACGTGGCCGCTGCCCCCGCCCAGTCGCCCCGGAGCGGCGGACCGCCGCAGCAGTGA
- a CDS encoding M56 family metallopeptidase: MRVAILLLGYAALVGALAPVLLTRTGWAARAPRLAIWAWQALTATIVVSVVLAGLVLAVPTVPVSGNLADMLHACVVALRAQYVAPGGAVLAATGAVLALAVLGRVGWCLGAALWRARRERRRHAEVLAMVGCARPDLGVTVLEDDRPAVYCLPGTGHRIVLTSAALAALAPRELDAVIAHERAHIRQRHHVVLAYAEALERAFPKVALFRTAAEETRRLVEMAADDEATARTDSLTLAGALVELAGAGVPVASLAASGGQVAGRVRRLLGPRRPLGRPVVWLGALVAGVALALPVVLAAQPAVAATGMTTCPLPDAPVASAERLL; this comes from the coding sequence ATGAGGGTCGCGATCCTGCTGCTGGGCTACGCGGCCCTGGTCGGCGCCCTTGCCCCGGTGCTGCTGACCCGTACGGGCTGGGCGGCGCGGGCACCAAGGCTGGCCATCTGGGCGTGGCAGGCGCTCACGGCCACGATCGTCGTCTCGGTGGTGCTGGCCGGGCTCGTGCTGGCCGTGCCGACGGTGCCGGTCAGCGGCAACCTGGCCGACATGCTGCATGCCTGCGTGGTGGCGCTGCGCGCGCAGTACGTCGCACCGGGCGGCGCGGTACTGGCCGCGACCGGCGCGGTGCTGGCCCTGGCGGTACTGGGACGCGTCGGCTGGTGTCTGGGCGCAGCCCTGTGGCGGGCGCGGCGGGAGCGCCGTCGGCACGCCGAGGTGCTGGCGATGGTCGGTTGCGCGCGTCCCGATCTGGGCGTGACCGTGCTGGAGGACGACCGTCCGGCGGTGTACTGCCTGCCCGGCACCGGGCACCGGATCGTGCTGACCTCGGCGGCGCTGGCCGCGCTCGCGCCGCGCGAGCTGGACGCGGTGATCGCCCATGAGCGGGCGCACATCCGCCAGCGCCATCACGTGGTCCTGGCCTACGCCGAGGCGCTGGAGCGGGCCTTCCCCAAGGTGGCGCTGTTCCGTACCGCGGCGGAGGAGACGCGACGGCTGGTGGAGATGGCCGCCGACGACGAAGCCACGGCCCGTACCGATTCGCTCACCCTGGCCGGGGCGCTGGTCGAGCTGGCCGGTGCAGGGGTGCCGGTGGCCTCGCTGGCGGCCTCCGGCGGCCAGGTGGCCGGCCGAGTGCGGCGGCTGCTCGGCCCACGGCGGCCGCTGGGCCGCCCTGTGGTCTGGCTCGGGGCGCTGGTGGCGGGCGTGGCGCTGGCGCTGCCGGTCGTGCTGGCCGCCCAGCCCGCGGTGGCCGCGACCGGCATGACCACCTGCCCGCTGCCCGATGCCCCGGTCGCCAGTGCGGAGCGTCTCTTGTGA
- the pgsB gene encoding poly-gamma-glutamate synthase PgsB has protein sequence MLFLYVVLLLSCAVLLVAGVLEQRRHYAALAQIPTRVLVNGIRGKSSITRLCAGALRGGDLVTVAKTTGTAARFIHPDATEEPVYRKLGIANVVEQIGIVRRAAAYRPDALVIECMAVMPALQEINQEKLIRSTIGVLCNVREDHLAEMGPTLDDVARSLSRSMPVGGVCVTAERERLHLLEEEADKRRCRLITVDPESVTDEELRGFSWFTFKENVAIALAVAELLGVDRATALRGMWDAPPDPGVLSVERYRTPDGKRLRFANVFAANDPESTLMNVRQLAELGAIRRPLNVVINCRPDRVERNGQMGAIVPDLGPETVFLIGHPTKSARDGIPPGWSAGRVVDLGGDRRDAPELTRAILAELGPDSSLVAVGNIHGQGELFLENLGKLPPDHTDEPLPIAHPPEPEPYSWVAPLNGPMPGPHIRSPASAHADALYQPTRNPL, from the coding sequence ATGCTCTTCCTCTACGTTGTGCTGCTGCTGAGCTGTGCCGTGCTGCTGGTCGCCGGCGTGCTGGAGCAGCGGCGCCACTACGCCGCGCTGGCGCAGATCCCCACGCGGGTGCTGGTCAACGGCATTCGCGGCAAGAGCTCGATCACCCGGCTGTGCGCGGGGGCGCTGCGCGGCGGTGATCTGGTCACCGTGGCCAAGACCACCGGCACCGCTGCCCGGTTCATCCATCCGGACGCCACCGAGGAGCCGGTGTACCGGAAGCTGGGCATCGCGAATGTCGTCGAGCAGATCGGTATCGTCCGGCGGGCGGCGGCATACCGGCCGGACGCTCTGGTGATCGAGTGCATGGCGGTGATGCCCGCACTTCAGGAGATCAACCAGGAGAAGCTGATCCGCTCCACCATCGGCGTGCTGTGCAACGTCCGTGAGGACCACCTCGCCGAAATGGGTCCGACGCTGGACGATGTGGCCCGCTCGCTCTCCCGGTCGATGCCGGTCGGCGGGGTCTGTGTCACCGCCGAGCGGGAGCGGCTGCACCTCCTCGAGGAGGAGGCGGACAAACGCAGGTGCCGCCTGATCACGGTTGATCCGGAGTCGGTCACCGACGAGGAGCTGCGCGGGTTCAGTTGGTTCACCTTCAAGGAGAACGTCGCCATCGCGCTGGCCGTGGCCGAACTGCTCGGTGTGGACCGGGCCACCGCACTGCGCGGTATGTGGGACGCGCCGCCGGACCCCGGCGTGCTCTCCGTCGAGCGTTACCGCACACCGGACGGCAAACGGCTGCGCTTCGCCAACGTCTTCGCCGCCAACGACCCCGAGTCGACGTTGATGAACGTCCGCCAGCTGGCGGAGCTCGGTGCGATCCGCCGCCCGCTGAACGTCGTCATCAACTGTCGCCCGGACCGGGTGGAACGCAACGGGCAGATGGGAGCGATCGTCCCCGACCTGGGCCCGGAGACGGTCTTCCTCATCGGGCATCCGACCAAGAGCGCCCGCGACGGCATCCCGCCGGGCTGGTCCGCGGGCCGGGTGGTGGACCTGGGCGGCGACCGGCGCGACGCACCGGAGCTGACCCGCGCCATCCTCGCCGAACTGGGCCCAGACTCCTCGCTGGTGGCCGTCGGCAACATCCACGGCCAGGGCGAACTGTTCCTGGAGAACCTCGGCAAGCTGCCCCCTGACCACACCGACGAACCGCTTCCGATCGCCCACCCGCCCGAGCCGGAACCGTACAGCTGGGTGGCGCCGCTGAACGGCCCGATGCCCGGCCCGCATATCCGGAGCCCGGCCTCTGCCCATGCCGACGCCCTGTACCAGCCGACAAGGAACCCGCTGTGA